The following nucleotide sequence is from Trifolium pratense cultivar HEN17-A07 linkage group LG2, ARS_RC_1.1, whole genome shotgun sequence.
GGGGGCAagagacattaaaataaaaggtgattCAGAACTAGTTTTGAAACAACTGACCAAAGAATACAAATGTATCAAAGAGCATTTGATTCGTTATTTTGTCATAGCAAATGCGTTACTAAAACGTTTCGATTCGATTGATATTGGACATGTCCCTCGAATAGAAAATCAAGAAGCTAATGACTTAGCCCAGATTGCTTCAGGATACAAAGTGTCCAAAGCAAAGCTAGAACAATtaatagaaatcaaagaaaaattgatttctaATGAGCCAATGCAATTGGAATTGTCAATACCAAAACTTGAGGGGGCAGAGATGTCACCAAATGACATAAATAATTCTGATAAAGAAATGAATTATGATGAACTCCAAATTTTGGTCATTGACAATTTAATAGATGGTGATTGGAGAAAACCAATTGTAGAATATTTGGAAAATCCAATCGGGAGTGCTCCTCGAAAGATCAAATACAGGGCATCAAATTATGTGATCATTGGTAATGAATTGTTTAAAAAGACCCTCGAAGGAGTACTATTGAAATGCCTTAGTGAGAATGAGGCCTACATAGCAATATCTGATGTTCATAGTGGGGCTTGTGGTTCTCACCAATCAGGCCATAAGATGAAATGGCTTTTAGTTCGACAAGGCATGTACTGGCCATCTATGTTGAAAGATTGCATAGATTTTGCTAAAGGTTGTCAAGACTGTCAAAAACATGCAGGAATCCAACATGTACCTGCAAGTGAATTACATTCGATAATAAAACCTTGGCCATTTAGAGGTTGGGCATTGGATTTAATTGGTGAAATAAAACCAGCatcatcaaaaaatcaaaagtacATAATAGTTGgtgttgattattttaccaaatggatcgAAGCTATACCTTTGCCCAACGTTGATCAAGAAGAAGTTATAAGTTTTATCCAAAACCACATTATTTACAGGTTTGGAATCCCTGAAACCATCACAACTGATCAAGGTTCAGTGTTTactggtcgaaagatgcaagaatTCGCCAGGCAAACAGGGTTTAAACTTTTGACTTCGACACCTTATTATGCACAAGCAAATGGTCAAGTAGAAGCTGCCAATAAAATTATCATTGGATTAATCAGAAAACATATTGCTCAAAAGCCAAGAAATTGGAACAAGACTTTAAATCAAGTCTTATGGGCATGTAGAAATTCCCCTAAAGAATCAACAAATTCTACTCCATTTCGATTAACGTATGGTCATGATGCTGTGTTACCAGTAGAAATTTATTTGCAATCTATCAGAATTCAAAGACAAATGGAGATACCAACTGATCATTATTGGAGTATGATGTTTGATGAATTGGTTGATTTAGacgaagaaaggctaagagcgcTTGATACATTAAGTagacaaaaagaaagagtagcAAAGGCCTATAATAAGAAGGTTAAATCAAAAACCTTTGACGTGGGGAATttagtttggaaagttattTTGCCTATGGACAAAAAAGATAGAGTTTTAGGCAAATGGTCTccaaattgggaaggaccttttaaaataatacaagtatTTTCGAATGGTGCATATGAAATAGAAGAATTGACTTCAGAAAAGCGAACCTTGAATATAAATGGtaagtatttgaaaaaatataaaccaacaCTTTTAGAAGTTAATATTAGCACAGAATAAATATTcgaaacgaaattgaaatggCATAAACGAAGTAAAAGTGCCATAAAAGGCAATTGTCAAGGttacaaaccaaataaaacaaaaccagATAATTGTTcgagaaataaaaacaaaacatcaaaagaaaatcTAAGACAAACACTTAGATTTGAAATCAGCATAATGGTCCTTAATAAGGCCAACTTCGACAGTCTGGATCTTGATTGCGTCTTCGAGAGATTTGATCTCTTCTTTGATCACAGTGGCAGCACTGAAGTGGGAAATACCTTCCTTCGCAGCTTCGCGAATAGATTCTTGAGTGGTGGCAGCAACAGCTTCTTCAATCTTTACACGCTTTGCTTTCTCTTCAAGAATCTTTTTCTCTCGATCAGCAATCTCAGCTCGAAAAGAATCTATTTCTGCCTCCCACTTGGAAATATTGTTGGTACATTCTTGAATCCCAAGACCTGGTTGCTGAACTTGTGCTTTCATTTGGTCAACTTTTGATTGGGCAGCCATGGCCTTCTCAAATAATGCATCATAAGCAGCTTGTTGACCAACAAGTTTCTGAGAGTTGCGTTTCAGGTTTTGCACTGTGGTAGCAAACTGGTCCAAGATCGATTCGAGCTGGATAACTTTTCTCAAGGTTTCGAGGTCAGTCTGAGGATTGTGCAACTTGTTCAAAAAGGACTTGTGCTTGAAAGCATTAGCAGGGTGTTCCTCAACTGATGCCAAGATGTCTCCATTGATGAAATCCGTATATAGCTTTGAAATCAGAGAGTCTTGTCGAACAGAAGAATTGATTTCTGAGTCTGAAGCAGTCGAATTGCTGGGTCCACTCGAACTCACAGGATCAGTAGTGGTTTTAGAAATCAGAAGTTTTAGAGCAGCTTCAGGATCATGAATTTGCAAAGAAATGAATTCTTCTTCAGCGAGCCCTAGGCTGGCTGACAGCTTCGATGTCGAAGTTTCAGGTAGCAATTCTGATCCACCAGCCTCTGCTTCTTTTATGGCTTCAGAATCAAAGTCTTCTTCCTCTGAGGAAGATTCATCAGCATCGACCTCGACTGTTGGATTTTCGTTCCATTCCTTGAAAGGAGAAGTCTTGTTATCAATCTCTGCAGACATAGGAGGCTCTGATTGATCTTGACTAGGCTCTGGTATGACTTTTTCAGAAATAGTGGTCTCACTATCTTTGAGAGTATCACCACTAGACTTGTTCGATAGGATATCCTGAAAAACAGAATCGAATATGAGGGAATATAACTTTACTTATTATAAATCAGAAAATGCAAGTAAAGTAGTACAAGTACCTCTGGATTGTTGTCTTGCTGGGGCATGTTGTCCGATTCTTTGAGTGTAGCATCAGGCATAGCAGCATCTTCTTGAACTTCAGCGTCAGGGATAGGCTCTTGTTGTTCATTCGAGATCGAAGGAGATTTAAGGTTGGTTGCAGAAGGATCACTTGAGGactttgattttttatgttttttatcccgggttcgatcctctgaacttttctttccttctttcttcttttcctctttCCTCTTCGCTTTCCTTTCCTGcttctctctcttttctttcatcttcttttctttctcttcagtaGAAAGATTATCAGAGGTAGTTTCTGGGATATTTGTTTCAATAATCACAGAAGGCTGGCCCCTCTTTCTCTGGAaactttgttcttcttcttcctgcAAATAGAAGTCGAAACAAGAAGTATTCGAATTAAGGGATTTGAGTTGAGAGGAACTTtggaaataatttagaaaaaacttATACCTCTTCTTCGTCACTGACGACTATTGTGTTAGGTTTTGGCTTCTTCGATGGGCCAGTCTCAGTGGAAGGGACGTTGGTTGGTCTTTTACGTGCCTAGAAGAAGTGGGTTAGAAAAGTAAAGATTTAACTTAGAATGTTTCAAAGGAAAACAAGTTTCGATTCAATATGTACCTTAGAAGGCTCTTCAGACTCAACTGACTTTGATGTTGTTTTCTCTTTAACTGTTTTAGCAGAATCTGCAGCTTGTTTTTTGGTAACTAGGAAACATAAGCAAAAGGTTAAATCGAAACAATATGAGAATATTTGGTAAGAGTGCATATATAGACAAAGTTACCTGTAGTCTTGACTTGCTGTTCGATTCTCTTTATCTGAGGTCGAGTAAACCCACTCTCCAACCTCGAGATAAGCACTGCATCTCCTAGGTGTTTGCTGTCGAAATATCGCCTCCACCAGTTGGCAAACTCTTGTGTACAGTAGTAAGAAAGGTTGAAGTCAAATGGCTCGAAGCCATAAACGTTGTCACGACTAATCTTCATGTACCTTTCATACAAAGTGGAAGTCACAGTTGTCCCAAGCACGATGTTTTTCTTCCTTATATACATGCTCTTTGGTCGAAGCTGTGAAAAGCCAAACTGTCTAGAAACCAAGTTCGGTTGATACCCAATTAATGCATATTCAGAAGATAGGGTACCAATTCGAATAGACAGAATAGTAGGATCTAAGTAGGCTGTCCAAGTTTCATTTATTTCCTCCTCAGCGTTAGGATTCAACACTGGTATCTCTTTGACGAACCAGGAGGGACCAATGGTTCTCTTCACAAATGGAGCGTGTTCAGGCTTGAATTGGTCGATGGCtaagaaaattttcatgtaCTTCATGAATAGCTGTTGAGAGTTCTGTTCAAGGGGATTAGGTTGAAGCCTTATTAAACGAGTACCTTCGATTTTCCTTTTAGCTATCGAAGCGTGATGTTCAGTGGGAATGAACAAACCAAGTTCTTTTTCAAAGGTGGCATTTAACCACAACTGTAATAGCCACATTGGCCCAGCAGCTTGAAAACATCCATCTGGCGCAGCTTTCTTCGATTTCGACTTGGCAGGAACTAAACCTTTCAGGTTATCACAAACTTCCCCAATCGACTCATACAGAGTTGCCAGCAGAAGGCGTCCTAAGGCAAAATGGCATCCTTCATGTATTTGCACAGCCATGGGTATAAATTTCCTAGCAATTTGGAGAGATCGAGAGCAAAATACATAATGGGATAGCCATAGAGTGAGAAAGGCCACATGTTCTTCATCTGAGACTTCTTCATTCTCAGGTCCTGAATGTTTGAGGATAAAGGCAGAAAAGGcgttttctttgtagtttaaaGTGATGTTATCACTAACATCATCAGGGCTGTAAGTTTTGCCAGTGGGTCTTAACCCTGTGATAGCTGACACATCGAACAGGGTAGGTGTCATCATACCACTTTTAAAATGAAAGGTGTTGGtagatttttcaaagaaatgcaTCGCAGCAATGAGCATTTCAGGTTGGTATTTGGGTCCTATCCTAGAGAACTGTATTAACTCAAAGATTCCGTAATCTTTCCAGAATTTACCAAAGGATTGTTCCATTCGATCAAGCCAAGTAAGGTAAAGGCTATTTCCGTAATAAGGATGGGATCGAAAGGGTTTATAATTTGTCAGCATATATTCAAAGTTATAGGGTTTGCTATCAAAGATTCTAGGCTCGCAGGTTTCGAGACATGGAAATATCTCGTCTACTTCCCTAGTCAAATTCATATCATCTGGAATCGGACCACCGAAAGCATAAACATTGTTATCAATAGCAAAGGGAATCATTACCTGACTTTCCCAAATTTCTCGGTGCTCTTTGCTACCCTTGGGTTCTGGAACATACTTCATTCCATCATCAGCAACAGAGAAGTCGTTCCATTTTCCAGCGAAAGGAACTTGAAATTTGTTAGATGAAGACGCCATGAAAGTTCTTGGGAAAACGAAGGAAAAGATGTAGATCTGAGATCTTGAAAGATGCGAACTGAAGAAGGTGATCAAAGATCCGGTAAGTTCAaatttgttttgaatctttgatGTTTCAAGATTTGGAGaaagattttgagagattttggAGCGTGAAAAGCTTTGAAAGAAGTTGGGAAGGTTTCAACTGAAGTGacagagctctatttataggcaatcttggattaagacaaaatttaattaaaaagataaatgctGAAAAAGCGCTTTTTGTCTATTCCGATTCAACTTCTCAGGCTGACGCGTGTCCCACTACTCAAAAGGATGCAGAACGTGACAGTTTTGAAAGAAGTGAAACGGTTATCTTCTTAAATACCATGACATCATCAAATCGAAAGAAAAGGAATGGCATTTGGAAAGAGGTACTTTGAAAAAATGCCAATCTCTTATTTCATTCGAGTCATTCAAATCGAAATAGGCATTTTTGGGGGCaatttgttatcccatattttagctcaaggtaaaatatgttataatctccagttccaaagacatttatTGCTATAAAAAAACCTGTTGAGATGGCTTTAGGTAGCCTTagtctttaatgtcttcaagaacaagagaatctTAATGGAAAAGTTTCATAGCTCGAGACTGAAAGAATCTTTCGATGGAAGCCAATAAATCGAAGTAGTCAagaattgtggacttagagcatttttatcatttaagggtgattcgacttcgacggttacaacggtttacaggccttggttcatttcaaatgcaaaggacgcgtggctgaagtttagtagtttaacgttaggATAGACGTTGCTTaaatttctataaatagaagtatatGTAGTCGAAGtaggggtcacaattcatttacacaaaatctcaaacactcaaagtatccatgttaaggcgagaaacgagttattcgagaaagatgtatgaatcggtgaacctttacattttctttgtaacttttacattccAAATGCAAATTTATGTttcataagtctttattttcttaaagcaTTTACAAATTCTGCTTTTTATTAGTTccctcgttcgagtgaacttgctttaattgcatttaacatatgtttcagaaatcaaacatattgttcttttataaaataaggatgTCTTCCAAAATAAACTTCCAAGTTTCCTTTAAcaaaatgcatgaacaattgtcccgagatttactagttgatctctcaagtaattaatttaaactagcggttgtttaccaaaattTAGTGTAAACACATACAAAGGAAAATATGCCAAATGAAGTTGAGGAAGAGGTGGTAGAAGGAAGGAGTGGAAAGGAAAAAGATCATGAGGGAGAAGTGGAAAATGAGAGAAATGGTGAGCTTGAGGAAGAAGTCGAAAATGAGAGTgaggaaaaaaaagagaaaagtaaGAAAGAAAGACTTATTGATCCCAATTCAATGTTAAGGAAGATAAAAAGTCAACTTTTGAAAGAGGGACCTCAAAAAATTCCTTATTATGTGAAGTTACCTTATCCACACATAAGGAAGAACAAAAGTAGTGTGTCTAGTGAGAGTGAGAAGAAGGTGAAGagtgaaaatgaaaaagtagaaaaaagtgagaaagaaaaagaaaaagagggaggagttgaaaatgagagaaaggtggaagagaagaaaaaagatgATGCAAGGTTTGTCGATAACGActcaaatttgaagaaaattaagAGTAAAATTTTGAAAGATGGAGAAAAAGCTCAAGTAGTTCTACCTCGTGAGAAGCTACCCTACCCTCACAAAAAGAAGAGTAAGAGAAAAGATATCAACTTTAAGAAGTTCATGGAGATGTTTAATAGCCTTCAAGTCACAATTCCGTTTATGGAATCTTTGGAGCAAATGCCTATGTATGCCAAGTTCATGAAGGAGTTGTTGACTAAGAAGAGGCAGCCTAAAGAGGATGAAACTGTGTTGTTGACGGAAGAGTGTAGTTCAATTCTTCAAAGAAAACTCccacaaaagaagaaagatccCGGTAGTTTCACCATATCTTGTTCTATTGGGAATTTACATGTTGGGAGAGCACTTTGTGACTTAGGAGCAAGCATCAACTTGATGTCCCTCTCtatgatgaaaaaaataccGGGTGCCGTAGCTAAACCCACGAGGATGCAGTTATCTCTTGCGGATCGGTCCATCACGTACCCCTATGGAATCTTACAAGATGTTTTGGTAAGAGTGGCCGAATTTGTTTTTCCGGCGGATTTTGTAATTCTCGATATGGAAGAAAACGCCGAAATGCCTTTGTTATTGGGAAGACCCTTTCTAGCAACCGGGAGAGCTCTAATTGATGTGGAGATGGATGATTTAATGTTGAGGCTCAATGATGAGCAAGTTAACTTCAATATCTTTGAAGGTATAAGAAATCAAGATGTGACTCCACAATGCTTTAAAGTGGATGTCATTGAAGATGAGATTGGGAACTCAAAGAAAGAAGCAACAAAGTCAATTTCTCTGGATTTGAAAGCACTCCCTCCTAATTGGAAATATGTATTTTTGGGAGATGGTTGTAAGCAACCTGTGATCATTAGTAGCTTGCTCACTCCTTTGGAAGAagagaaaattttgaaatatttgaaaAAGGATGATGGTGTCATGGGTTGGAATTTGAATGGTGTAATTCCAGCCTTTTGCTTGCACAAGCTGAAGAATGAAGAGGATTCCAATTCGGTGGTCCCATCTCAAGAGCTCCTGACTACAACATTGGAAGACTTGGTGAAGaatgatgtgatgaagatatTTGAAATTGGTTTGATGAGTATTATTTCCGATAGCTTTCAGGTAAATTCGGTTCATGTGGGTCCAAAAAGGGAAGTTAGTATGGAAGATTCCAAGGAAGCTCCTAAAAGgctaaagaagaagaaaagaaaaaaatggaagCACAAGTTGATAAAGTTTGTGAGTCATCCGGTCATCGAAAAATTGTTGCTTTTTGATCGCAATGTGACCCCATTGAAAAGGGAGGAAAAGAGGAGACGGGGGAAATCAAAtttgaagtatcctccctaacttgGATGATGGTGCGTCAAGCTCAAGACGTTAAACGAGCGCTGCTTGGGAGGCAACCTAAGATTTTGTTTATTAACATCTGGTTTTTGCTAAATTTGTTTGTGCTTGCAGGTTAAGCAAAGGAGTAGAGTggagtttcaaaaaaaaatgagaaaaaaaaattaggtgttGCGCCCAACTCAAGCCTTACGGATCCCCGCGtcaatgttaaaaaaaaaggggtGGTTCTTCCCACTTTTGACTGCTCTACTGTTGGTTAGTATCACTTCCCTTGAACTTGAatttaattttgtcttttatgaatgtttttgTCTATTTGAAAACTTGTGCATTGTTCGAATAGTTTTGTTTAAATGCCATTAAAAGTCATCTATGTTAGCATCTATGATACATGAATTTGTGATTCACTTGTTTGATTGCTTGTCATATTTGATGATAATTAGAAAAGTTGAGGATATTTCTCAAACATTGACCACTCGATAATCCGGCCAAGCCGTGAGATTTTGAGCCCAAACACATAAATTTTCTTGTCGAGAGATTCCACAACTTAGCTAATTCTCTAGAACTTGCTTATGTTcttttaattgattgattgcTTTGAATTACACATTGAGGCATATTGTTTGTACCTTGAACCTTTTTGAAGCCACCATTCCTTATCTTATATCCTTTGTTAACCCTGTTGAGCCGAAAGAAAAATATTCTTTGTTTGATAACCCAAGTTtgaaaacatattaaaaaaaaaagatgattttcTTGGAGTTAGATCACTTAACTTATGATTAGAGCATACTGCTCAtcattaagtttggggttgcttttggtATTTGCAACtgattaagtttggggtggggtACTAgagaatttatcaaaaaaaaaaaaaaaaaaagaatttataaaaaaaaaagagaaatataagACAGTAGGGAGAGGCATTACCTTGTGAAAAAAAATggtgtttataaaaaaaaaaataacaaaaacaaaacaccaaATAAAGAAATGCTAATGAATCTCtccgcaaaaaaaaaaaatgaaaaagaaagaaaagtttGACAAATAAATTCTCTAGTATGATGATGTTTGAATTTTGGGGATGTTTGAATAATCTAATTCTTTGTTAAATGAGTGATCTTtaaaactccaagtttttctgcTTACCATCCAAAATATCCACCCTAAAACCTTATCCCCGTTATAACCTTCAAGTCCTCAAAAGGTGTGAATTCTTATGCATGTTGATCGATTGTTAGAATGTTTGCAAGCTTATGGTAGAATGACTATGtttgtgttgattgagtgaatACACCAATTTAAACAGGAGAGAATGTGAGGGAGTGAAGTAATTATGGTTTGGTCAATATTTGTGAAAAGTTTTTGATTTTTCGGTATTAATCTGTGTGCAAGTAAATTCATGATAGGGATGATCATTGAAATGTTAATTGTGATGTTCTAACTTGACTGACTTTGATGGCTTTGAATTAGACTGTTTGATAGTGTCAGGTTTTCCGATGGATGAAgatattccttgaggacaaggaaaagttcaagtttggggttgtgatgacttCATGTCATTACTATGTTTTTTTTAGCAAATACAAGCAAACAAGTAGGTTTTTATCATGTTTTTAGCAATTAAATAAGAAGAAATTGCATGAAATATGAGATAGCATgataacaagaaaaaataaaaaaattgcctAGCTTCTGCCTTCTGCGCCCAGCTTAGGGGCAGCTGAGCCCAGCttgaaaattgaagaattgcTCTCTGCCTTCTGCGCCCAGCTTGGGCAGAGCCAAGCCTGGCTTGACACGAATTCTGCACTATAAATTGAAAACAGTTTCTCATTTTAGGGCTACGAAATATTGGATCGAGAACTGATTTTTGACGGCTATTTCAGAGGATCAAAGAGACATTCAAGCAAGGATTCAAGGGTGGAAACACATCTAATCCCTTCTTGTAATGATGATTTCTTTCACTCATGTTAATGTAATTTCTTATTTGAACATGTTTGGCTAAATCTTTATGATTGATCTTTAGgggattctaattacttttaatCTTGAAAAATGTGATTGTCATTTGATATGAtgaatgaattacgaagttagtttctattgattattccttatgtttaatgctttatatgatttgaCCAATTGTAtgatgatttcaattatttgttttactatgaaaaTAGGAATGAATCATCGATATAGGAATAATTGATCAATTGACTTTCACTTAAGatattttggattgttaattgagatttaaaggattaaagtttttattcctcaattgatcatcgatCATCCTAAGAAATTAGGGATTAATGATCAAgtgagaggattatgttaccaagacattggacataatcaattatgtttaatctaatcatgaaactaaattgagtaatttgttATCATACATgaaaattaccaagagaaatagtaattagatgaaccaaaaagATCAATCgtttttctttatcaatttgaattttaagtCATTTCTTAAGTTTATGATCAAAACTTTGAACCAAGTTAAACTCCCCCcctttgcattttaattattaatcctaaattaatttaattgttttgtcgagattgaaacaatccctgtggatacgaactttgattatactacttgacggcgatttagtacacttgctaaatttctatcaatGAAACTAAATTACTTTACATTGCATTGCAACAgagcaaaataattatatgtagACGGAGGATAGTTTTGGACTTTTGGTACATAAAAAATTAGTACAAAATTAtttggaaaaagaaaaacaggttaggaacataaaaaaatagggtagttttgacattttaaaataatgacGAGGACAATTATGTCAATATAATTAGAATTATAATAACACATTCTCTCtctcctcccctcccctccaaatcctcCCAATTTGGGAGAaagcaaaaattgagttttggagggattttgctcccctcctctcccctcccctcctaaaaattgaaccaaacacatttcattaaaaaaattctctcacctcccctcccctcacaTCCATTTACCTcgaaccaaacacaccctaaagcATCTGCTACTTCTGAGTCTGGTAATGAAAGGATTTGCCTGCAACTAGCGGCAACCACGACACTATTAGCATCTCGCACCACAACACCAATACCCTACTTACCTCCCTCAATCGGACCTGATGCATCAACATTAAGCTTATAATAACCACTAAGTGGGGTTGTCCAATGAACACCAGATATAGGCATATTTGGATCTCCACTTAGTATCTCCAACAACACTCCACCAGCACCAGGGACGGATCTAGGAATTTATAAAACGGGGGCTggaataactaaataataaatattaaataaataataattataatattatttaaatatactcaatagaaaataaaaaatacatcacattgtttatctaaattgtacacgacattgctttatatcataaaattcatcaataactgaatttgtataaaaaaatttggcaattcttctctcggtgtataagtaatcacataattagtttgaaattcattttctatcttgtttctcaacctatttttcacaatcttacagttgtagcaaacaatcagaactaacttaattgaatttagactttagtagtgtataatatatattatcaaaatattttaaaataaattgttagaATTACTATGTTGTACGCGTACATGTTTTGCACCAAACGATAGTTATTAATCTTTAAACACATatctcaaatatcaatttatgtgtacatatgtatcaaaaacaaatatatgaaaaaatacgACAAGAGGGGAGGcctcagcccctacttgcccccttatgtccgtcccaggtaataatattaattgaaaagaatgaaacaatctcaaaaaatacaatattttaaTCAAAGTAACTTTGAAGTTCCGTTCCATTTCTGATGCCAACGCAAAGTTACTTTGAAAAACCCACTTCATCAAACTCCAGCTGGTggaccattaaaaaaaatgataaattaatgAATATTCATTGTATGACTGTGTAAATCTAACCATGCATATCTTTTAAACAAGGTCATCAAAatcggaccggtcggaccgtgaatcGGGAGTGAAAACGGTCCGGTTAGGTAAAAAAACGGACAGCAAGCCAACAAAAAAACGTTCAGACCGGTTACGAACCGGTGAACTGGCCGGGCGGTTcaaccgtttttttttttttctttttgaaaatttgaaacacCAACGACGTCATTTGCAGGTAAACTGGTCggtttggattttattttttaaaccgggaataaaaaatcatttttgtcttttttttttaataagaattttaatttaacatctcaaaaaacgcAAGAAAAAGCAGAAACACGGGAAAGTGAAACTGAAATTAGACTAagaggaacaaaacaaaaaaaatttagtttaagTTGTTATGGTTGTTCAGTGttgaaataaataatagattacaATTTATTTAGTTTGTTTTCATAGATGCAACATAAGAAAGGGAACAAGATATTAGATAGAGAAGGATAAAAAGAATAAAGTCATGATGTTTGTAACGAGAGATGACGTGatagatgaaaataa
It contains:
- the LOC123904281 gene encoding uncharacterized protein LOC123904281; its protein translation is MALEATMLQENMAVEANNCEDGNLLPITQKLDCVYDEEPLGFEKDPSSSNQKMQAQDPLEEIDIGDGSIKRPTYISANIPKDLRDKLVELLKEFKDCFAWDYNEMPGLDRNLVEHRLPIRPDKKPVKQSPRRFAPEILSKIKEEIERLLRSKFIRTARYVEWLANIVPVIKKNGSLRICIDFRDLNNATPKDEYSMPVAEMLIDSAAGFEYLSMLDGYSGYNQIFIAEEDVAKTAFRCPGALAIKGQIVADFIVDHSAIESPQNYIALEPWTLYFDGSRHQHGTGIGILIISPQKIPTKFKYRINGICSNNEAEYEALIAGLEILLSLGARDIKIKGDSELVLKQLTKEYKCIKEHLIRYFVIANALLKRFDSIDIGHVPRIENQEANDLAQIASGYKVSKAKLEQLIEIKEKLISNEPMQLELSIPKLEGAEMSPNDINNSDKEMNYDELQILVIDNLIDGDWRKPIVEYLENPIGSAPRKIKYRASNYVIIGNELFKKTLEGVLLKCLSENEAYIAISDVHSGACGSHQSGHKMKWLLVRQGMYWPSMLKDCIDFAKGCQDCQKHAGIQHVPASELHSIIKPWPFRGWALDLIGEIKPASSKNQKYIIVGVDYFTKWIEAIPLPNVDQEEVISFIQNHIIYRFGIPETITTDQGSVFTGRKMQEFARQTGFKLLTSTPYYAQANGQVEAANKIIIGLIRKHIAQKPRNWNKTLNQVLWACRNSPKESTNSTPFRLTYGHDAVLPVEIYLQSIRIQRQMEIPTDHYWSMMFDELVDLDEERLRALDTLSRQKERVAKAYNKKVKSKTFDVGNLVWKVILPMDKKDRVLGKWSPNWEGPFKIIQVFSNGAYEIEELTSEKRTLNINGKYLKKYKPTLLEVNISTE
- the LOC123904282 gene encoding uncharacterized protein LOC123904282 codes for the protein MASSSNKFQVPFAGKWNDFSVADDGMKYVPEPKGSKEHREIWESQVMIPFAIDNNVYAFGGPIPDDMNLTREVDEIFPCLETCEPRIFDSKPYNFEYMLTNYKPFRSHPYYGNSLYLTWLDRMEQSFGKFWKDYGIFELIQFSRIGPKYQPEMLIAAMHFFEKSTNTFHFKSGMMTPTLFDVSAITGLRPTGKTYSPDDVSDNITLNYKENAFSAFILKHSGPENEEVSDEEHVAFLTLWLSHYVFCSRSLQIARKFIPMAVQIHEGCHFALGRLLLATLYESIGEVCDNLKGLVPAKSKSKKAAPDGCFQAAGPMWLLQLWLNATFEKELGLFIPTEHHASIAKRKIEGTRLIRLQPNPLEQNSQQLFMKYMKIFLAIDQFKPEHAPFVKRTIGPSWFVKEIPVLNPNAEEEINETWTAYLDPTILSIRIGTLSSEYALIGYQPNLVSRQFGFSQLRPKSMYIRKKNIVLGTTVTSTLYERYMKISRDNVYGFEPFDFNLSYYCTQEFANWWRRYFDSKHLGDAVLISRLESGFTRPQIKRIEQQVKTTVTKKQAADSAKTVKEKTTSKSVESEEPSKARKRPTNVPSTETGPSKKPKPNTIVVSDEEEEEEEQSFQRKRGQPSVIIETNIPETTSDNLSTEEKEKKMKEKREKQERKAKRKEEKKKEGKKSSEDRTRDKKHKKSKSSSDPSATNLKSPSISNEQQEPIPDAEVQEDAAMPDATLKESDNMPQQDNNPEDILSNKSSGDTLKDSETTISEKVIPEPSQDQSEPPMSAEIDNKTSPFKEWNENPTVEVDADESSSEEEDFDSEAIKEAEAGGSELLPETSTSKLSASLGLAEEEFISLQIHDPEAALKLLISKTTTDPVSSSGPSNSTASDSEINSSVRQDSLISKLYTDFINGDILASVEEHPANAFKHKSFLNKLHNPQTDLETLRKVIQLESILDQFATTVQNLKRNSQKLVGQQAAYDALFEKAMAAQSKVDQMKAQVQQPGLGIQECTNNISKWEAEIDSFRAEIADREKKILEEKAKRVKIEEAVAATTQESIREAAKEGISHFSAATVIKEEIKSLEDAIKIQTVEVGLIKDHYADFKSKCLS
- the LOC123904283 gene encoding uncharacterized protein LOC123904283, whose protein sequence is MPNEVEEEVVEGRSGKEKDHEGEVENERNGELEEEVENESEEKKEKSKKERLIDPNSMLRKIKSQLLKEGPQKIPYYVKLPYPHIRKNKSSVSSESEKKVKSENEKKIKSKILKDGEKAQVVLPREKLPYPHKKKSKRKDINFKKFMEMFNSLQVTIPFMESLEQMPMYAKFMKELLTKKRQPKEDETVLLTEECSSILQRKLPQKKKDPGSFTISCSIGNLHVGRALCDLGASINLMSLSMMKKIPGAVAKPTRMQLSLADRSITYPYGILQDVLVRVAEFVFPADFVILDMEENAEMPLLLGRPFLATGRALIDVEMDDLMLRLNDEQVNFNIFEGIRNQDVTPQCFKVDVIEDEIGNSKKEATKSISLDLKALPPNWKYVFLGDGCKQPVIISSLLTPLEEEKILKYLKKDDGVMGWNLNGVIPAFCLHKLKNEEDSNSVVPSQELLTTTLEDLVKNDVMKIFEIGLMSIISDSFQVNSVHVGPKREVSMEDSKEAPKRLKKKKRKKWKHKLIKFVSHPVIEKLLLFDRNVTPLKREEKRRRGKSNLKYPP